The following are encoded together in the Robertmurraya sp. FSL R5-0851 genome:
- the codA gene encoding cytosine deaminase, producing the protein MILKNAKLYGQKGLWSIEIKEGEISRIIPADQPISINDKVIDLTGKIVLPPFIEPHIHLDYVLTAGTPRWNQSGTLFEGIQCWSERKLVVKETKEDIKNRALKALKMQMKHGVQYVRTHVDTTDPSLLGLQALLEVKEEVKSWMDVQIVAFPQEGIYAYPKGDELLEEALIMGADVVGGIPHYEFTREDGVQSVKKSFELAYKYGKMVDIHCDEIDDEQSRFLEVVAAEAYKLGMGELVTASHTTAMGSYNDAYTYKLFKLLKQSNINFVSLPKANLHLQGRFDSYPKRRGLTRVKELLQSDINVCFGLDSIMDPWYPLGNGDLLRVVEVGLHACQMTGYNDIVTALNLITVNGAKTLNMKESYGLTVGNQANLVVLDTDSEYEAIRCQSSILYSIRNGEVLVETIPAEVKVNIPTFTK; encoded by the coding sequence ATGATATTAAAAAATGCAAAGCTGTATGGCCAGAAAGGATTATGGAGTATTGAGATTAAGGAAGGAGAAATTAGTAGAATCATTCCGGCTGATCAGCCCATATCAATTAATGATAAAGTCATAGATTTAACAGGAAAAATCGTTTTACCACCTTTTATAGAACCACATATTCATTTAGATTATGTCCTAACGGCGGGAACTCCTAGATGGAATCAATCGGGTACCTTATTTGAAGGGATTCAGTGTTGGTCTGAAAGAAAGTTGGTTGTAAAAGAAACCAAGGAAGATATTAAAAATCGAGCTTTAAAGGCATTGAAAATGCAGATGAAACATGGTGTTCAGTATGTTCGAACCCATGTCGATACAACGGATCCAAGCTTACTTGGTCTACAAGCTTTATTAGAAGTAAAAGAAGAAGTGAAATCTTGGATGGACGTACAAATTGTCGCCTTTCCACAAGAAGGAATTTATGCGTATCCCAAAGGAGATGAGCTGTTAGAAGAGGCTTTAATCATGGGGGCAGATGTAGTGGGCGGTATTCCACATTATGAGTTTACTAGAGAAGATGGTGTTCAATCGGTCAAAAAATCGTTCGAACTAGCCTATAAATATGGGAAAATGGTAGACATCCATTGTGATGAAATTGATGATGAGCAATCAAGGTTTTTAGAAGTGGTGGCAGCAGAAGCGTATAAGTTAGGAATGGGAGAATTAGTTACAGCCAGCCATACCACTGCGATGGGTTCTTATAATGATGCGTATACGTATAAGCTTTTCAAACTATTGAAACAGTCCAACATCAATTTTGTTTCCCTTCCAAAAGCGAATCTACATTTACAAGGAAGATTTGATAGCTATCCTAAACGTAGGGGCTTAACACGAGTGAAAGAACTTCTACAATCCGATATAAATGTTTGCTTTGGATTAGATTCCATTATGGACCCGTGGTACCCGCTAGGCAATGGTGATTTATTAAGAGTGGTGGAAGTAGGATTACATGCGTGTCAGATGACTGGTTATAACGATATAGTTACAGCCCTGAATCTCATTACGGTGAATGGAGCCAAGACTTTAAATATGAAAGAAAGTTATGGCTTGACAGTTGGAAACCAAGCGAACTTAGTTGTACTGGATACAGATTCTGAATATGAAGCCATTAGATGTCAATCATCCATTTTATATTCCATCAGAAATGGGGAAGTTCTTGTTGAAACGATCCCGGCGGAAGTAAAAGTGAATATCCCCACTTTTACAAAATAA
- a CDS encoding polysaccharide deacetylase family protein encodes MVDSIKWPNGKKIAVLLTFDVDAETAHFADQHNINRPSVLSMGTYGRRVGLNRVLEVLRKHNVPGTFFVPGATAELDPTVLERIIDQHHAIGHHGYLHKRSDMLSIEEEEAELVKGIEVLRKYTGKKPMGYRAPLWEMHSRTPDLLKKHGFVYDSSLQADDVPYLIDGGDNSHLLEIPGTWLLDDWEQFAFSGDWTMPFQIEEPDKVFRLWQAEFDGLYEEGRCFNLTMHPQLIGRSSRIALLDKLISYMKEKPHVWFTTGDELAQYWQKGELEFEYIPFPNTDILFPLEKKNLKEMTRG; translated from the coding sequence ATGGTTGATTCTATTAAATGGCCCAATGGGAAGAAAATAGCGGTACTTCTCACCTTTGATGTAGATGCAGAAACTGCACATTTTGCTGATCAGCACAACATCAATCGGCCTTCGGTCTTATCGATGGGAACCTATGGCAGGAGAGTTGGTTTAAATCGTGTTTTAGAAGTGTTGAGAAAGCATAACGTTCCTGGGACGTTTTTTGTTCCAGGTGCAACAGCAGAACTTGACCCTACCGTCCTCGAGAGAATTATTGACCAACATCACGCCATTGGACATCATGGATATCTACATAAAAGATCGGATATGTTGTCTATTGAAGAAGAGGAGGCTGAGTTGGTTAAGGGTATTGAGGTTCTCCGCAAATATACAGGAAAGAAACCCATGGGCTATCGAGCGCCTTTATGGGAAATGCACTCAAGAACACCTGATTTACTAAAAAAACATGGTTTTGTATATGATTCAAGTCTGCAAGCTGATGATGTACCGTATTTAATCGATGGTGGGGACAATAGCCATTTACTAGAGATACCAGGGACTTGGCTGCTAGATGATTGGGAACAGTTTGCTTTCTCAGGTGATTGGACAATGCCGTTTCAAATCGAAGAACCTGATAAGGTCTTTCGATTGTGGCAAGCGGAATTCGATGGTTTATATGAGGAGGGACGATGCTTTAACTTAACGATGCATCCTCAGCTCATTGGCCGTTCGTCAAGAATTGCATTGTTAGATAAATTAATATCTTATATGAAGGAAAAACCACATGTTTGGTTTACTACTGGAGATGAATTGGCACAGTATTGGCAAAAAGGAGAATTAGAATTTGAGTATATTCCTTTCCCAAATACAGATATTCTATTTCCACTTGAAAAAAAAAATCTTAAGGAGATGACTAGAGGATGA
- a CDS encoding PAS domain-containing protein, translating to MNSLERDENPLLKRYKPIADMIVATFGSYCEVTIHDLTHFQSSLIYLNGNVTGRKTGAPVTDVMLKELHTHGDQIKDMLGFTTRTIDGKILKASISFIRNEEGKVIGCIGINFDISALISANQMLHNLTMTPDIVGMNPIPEMYPKDIGEIFHHIIEDTLQEIGTPIDHMKREDKLSFVKLLDDKGVFLINGAIDRISDTLKVSKQTIYNYLEEIRI from the coding sequence ATGAATAGTTTAGAAAGAGACGAGAATCCCCTCTTAAAAAGATATAAGCCCATTGCGGATATGATCGTAGCTACATTCGGGAGTTATTGTGAGGTCACGATACATGATTTAACTCATTTTCAATCATCGTTAATCTATTTGAATGGAAACGTAACGGGGAGAAAGACGGGAGCGCCTGTTACTGATGTTATGTTAAAAGAATTGCATACACATGGAGATCAAATAAAGGATATGCTTGGCTTTACGACACGAACGATTGACGGAAAAATCTTAAAAGCCTCCATCTCCTTCATAAGGAATGAAGAAGGCAAAGTGATCGGTTGTATCGGCATCAATTTTGATATCTCCGCTCTTATTTCAGCCAACCAAATGCTTCACAATTTAACCATGACCCCGGATATTGTTGGAATGAATCCGATACCTGAAATGTATCCGAAAGATATTGGGGAAATCTTTCATCATATTATTGAAGATACACTCCAAGAAATTGGCACTCCCATCGATCATATGAAAAGAGAAGATAAGCTTTCCTTTGTCAAACTATTAGATGACAAAGGGGTGTTTTTAATTAACGGAGCCATCGATCGGATAAGTGACACGTTAAAGGTATCAAAGCAAACGATATATAATTATCTTGAGGAAATTAGAATATGA
- a CDS encoding DoxX family protein has protein sequence MENKFELSSVILRVVLGIIFFIHGFVKFQGGIENTVGWFSSIGLPGFLAYGVALIEVVGGLALVLGLFTRWVSVLFAVLMLGAILKVKLAAGFLGNGQMAGYELDLAFLVMAVSLALTGSNTFALDQLIFKGQKTKSATSLN, from the coding sequence ATGGAAAACAAGTTTGAATTAAGTTCTGTCATTTTACGAGTAGTATTAGGAATCATCTTTTTTATTCACGGATTCGTTAAATTCCAAGGTGGGATTGAAAATACGGTAGGATGGTTTAGCAGCATAGGGCTTCCAGGGTTTCTTGCTTACGGTGTGGCTTTAATAGAAGTTGTGGGAGGACTTGCCTTAGTACTTGGGTTATTTACAAGATGGGTTTCCGTTCTTTTTGCGGTACTTATGCTCGGAGCCATCTTAAAAGTGAAATTAGCGGCAGGTTTTTTAGGAAATGGTCAAATGGCTGGATATGAATTAGATTTAGCATTTTTAGTAATGGCCGTATCTCTTGCTCTAACAGGTTCTAATACTTTTGCATTGGATCAGCTTATTTTTAAAGGACAAAAGACGAAAAGTGCAACATCCCTAAATTAA
- a CDS encoding alpha/beta hydrolase, with protein MNSPMIYELRKPSQIEPNKTYPAIFVMHGMGSNEQNMLPLVQGLEDTFYIFSVRGPLAQPPGFAYFTIQGFGKPHREAFDHAISELTTFIDYATDNYPINPDSIYLLGFSQGAILSMTLGLTLGNRIKGIVALSGYIPGFVKEEYNMKPVNQLSLFISHGKFDNVLPYEWGVDSHVFFQGLGSQVTFQSYSEGHTISVENQQDLMKWILADLNN; from the coding sequence TTGAATTCACCAATGATTTATGAACTTCGTAAACCATCTCAAATTGAGCCAAATAAAACCTATCCTGCTATTTTTGTGATGCATGGTATGGGAAGTAATGAACAAAATATGCTGCCGCTTGTTCAGGGACTAGAAGATACGTTTTACATTTTTAGCGTTCGTGGTCCTTTAGCTCAACCACCAGGTTTTGCATACTTTACCATTCAAGGCTTTGGTAAACCACATAGAGAAGCATTTGACCATGCAATCAGTGAGTTGACTACCTTCATTGATTATGCAACTGACAATTATCCAATCAACCCAGATAGCATATATTTACTTGGATTTAGTCAAGGAGCGATTTTGTCCATGACGCTTGGCTTAACATTGGGGAACCGAATCAAGGGGATTGTTGCCCTAAGCGGTTATATTCCTGGATTCGTTAAAGAAGAATACAACATGAAACCTGTTAATCAGCTTTCATTGTTTATTTCTCACGGTAAATTTGACAACGTACTACCGTATGAATGGGGAGTAGACAGTCATGTGTTTTTCCAAGGGCTAGGGTCACAAGTTACTTTTCAATCCTATTCAGAAGGACATACAATTTCAGTAGAAAACCAACAAGACTTGATGAAATGGATTCTAGCTGATTTAAATAATTAA
- a CDS encoding cupin domain-containing protein: MDIGAKIRAIRNRKNITISQMCEGTGLSKGFISNVENNNTSPSINTLSTIATFLDVPLPYLLLEKKQHMRVVRKEERTNSSFNHLKIEHLASKGGLRTMIVEFPPGTSIGEPHSHEGEECHLVLEGKILAEQGEDSFIVEEGDSFSWNASVPHYVKNIGDSKAVVFISIYSETELIDVL, encoded by the coding sequence CTGGATATTGGAGCCAAAATTCGAGCCATAAGAAACAGAAAAAATATCACCATTTCTCAGATGTGTGAAGGAACAGGTCTTTCTAAAGGATTTATTAGCAATGTAGAGAACAACAATACTTCACCTTCTATTAATACATTAAGTACCATTGCAACGTTTTTAGATGTCCCTCTACCCTATTTACTGTTAGAAAAGAAGCAGCATATGCGTGTGGTTCGGAAAGAGGAAAGAACCAATTCTTCTTTTAATCATTTAAAAATTGAGCACTTAGCATCCAAAGGCGGACTGAGAACGATGATCGTTGAATTCCCCCCAGGAACTTCCATTGGAGAACCTCATTCACACGAGGGAGAAGAGTGTCACTTAGTTTTGGAAGGAAAAATACTGGCTGAACAAGGAGAGGATTCATTTATTGTAGAAGAAGGTGATTCCTTTAGTTGGAATGCGAGTGTCCCCCACTACGTTAAAAACATTGGAGATAGTAAAGCCGTAGTATTTATTTCTATCTATTCGGAAACTGAATTGATAGATGTATTATGA
- a CDS encoding CopG family antitoxin, protein MTLSNRKEPELNKNGKIIIHHESEIPKGMTEDEAVEFWETHRMSEELLEDSYIPEDDEDDLPPPRKTSTSTKPINIRFEEDLLERLQHLAAIKSIPYQTLLKQFVTERVYEEEKREKVL, encoded by the coding sequence ATGACTTTATCAAACAGAAAAGAACCAGAGTTGAATAAAAATGGAAAAATCATTATCCACCATGAATCTGAAATTCCAAAAGGAATGACCGAAGATGAAGCAGTTGAGTTTTGGGAAACCCATAGAATGAGCGAAGAACTGCTAGAAGACAGTTACATTCCTGAAGATGACGAAGATGACCTACCACCCCCTAGAAAGACCTCAACAAGTACAAAACCAATTAATATAAGATTCGAAGAGGATTTGTTAGAAAGATTACAACATTTAGCTGCAATCAAAAGCATTCCTTACCAAACCCTATTAAAGCAATTTGTAACGGAAAGAGTTTACGAAGAAGAAAAAAGAGAAAAGGTACTATAA
- a CDS encoding BrnT family toxin — protein MFDWDRHNIWKVERHNLSTEEVEQVFYDPNRCKHNAYDGRRKIIGMTEDGRLLTIVYEKREKKIRPITGWDSEEPEKRAYNRRRRS, from the coding sequence GTGTTCGATTGGGATAGACACAATATATGGAAAGTAGAAAGACACAATCTTTCAACGGAGGAAGTAGAACAAGTGTTTTACGATCCCAACAGATGTAAACACAATGCATACGACGGAAGAAGAAAGATAATTGGAATGACCGAAGATGGACGATTGCTAACTATTGTTTATGAGAAAAGAGAGAAAAAAATTAGACCAATCACAGGTTGGGATTCAGAAGAACCAGAAAAACGTGCCTATAACAGAAGAAGGAGGAGTTAA
- a CDS encoding aldo/keto reductase — MKLPINESGLAASQLIYGCMGLGGGWNRDPIQSEHITQAHEVVELALENGINMFDHADIYAFGKAETVFGQVLKEKPTLRENMILQSKLGIRFPDEEKGLPARYDFSKSYILDSVDGILSRLNIDYLDVLLLHRPDVLMDSREVAEAFHQLKSSGKVRYFGVSNMSAGQIRLLQNNCNEKLIVNQLEMSLDKIGWLETGVHVNQVAARDNVLPEGTLEYCQLENIQLQAWGSLAKGIYTGRDLENAGENVKNTALLVQRFAEEKQVSQEAIVLAWLMKHPAAIQPVIGTTNLARIQGCVEALKVTLSRDEWYTLYVSSRGVSLP, encoded by the coding sequence ATGAAATTACCAATCAATGAAAGTGGATTAGCGGCTAGTCAACTTATTTACGGATGCATGGGGCTTGGAGGGGGATGGAATCGAGATCCGATCCAATCTGAGCATATTACGCAAGCACACGAAGTAGTGGAACTTGCGCTGGAAAACGGAATTAATATGTTTGATCATGCTGATATTTATGCATTTGGAAAAGCGGAAACAGTCTTTGGTCAAGTATTGAAAGAAAAACCAACTTTACGTGAAAACATGATTCTTCAATCGAAACTTGGGATTCGCTTTCCTGATGAGGAAAAAGGCTTGCCTGCACGCTATGATTTTTCAAAGTCTTATATACTTGATAGTGTCGATGGTATTCTTTCTAGGTTAAATATAGATTATTTGGATGTTCTCTTGTTACACCGTCCAGATGTCCTTATGGATTCAAGAGAAGTAGCAGAGGCTTTTCACCAATTAAAATCTTCAGGAAAGGTCCGTTACTTTGGTGTTTCGAACATGAGTGCCGGGCAAATCCGTTTATTGCAAAATAACTGCAATGAGAAGCTCATTGTCAACCAATTAGAAATGAGTCTAGATAAAATCGGCTGGCTTGAAACAGGGGTGCATGTGAATCAAGTGGCTGCACGTGACAATGTGCTCCCTGAAGGAACGCTTGAATATTGTCAATTAGAAAATATCCAACTGCAAGCGTGGGGTTCACTGGCAAAAGGAATATATACAGGGCGCGACCTTGAAAATGCCGGCGAGAATGTTAAGAATACGGCTTTGTTGGTGCAAAGGTTCGCAGAGGAAAAACAAGTTTCGCAGGAAGCCATTGTGCTGGCGTGGTTGATGAAGCATCCGGCAGCGATACAACCGGTTATTGGAACAACAAACCTTGCACGGATTCAGGGGTGTGTCGAGGCATTAAAGGTGACGCTTAGTCGTGACGAATGGTACACCTTATATGTTAGTTCAAGAGGAGTAAGCTTGCCATAG
- a CDS encoding Gfo/Idh/MocA family protein codes for MGKIRFGLIGSGWRAEFYIRIARAIPDQYELTEVLIRDKEKGEKFAETFGVKVVNSLDDLMQSNPDYVVLSIKRGTVTDYLIDLFKKGIPVLCETPPGETIESLEELWEQAKKYDAKIQIAEQYFLQPLYASWLKVIQDGKLGEVSNVNLSSLHGYHGTSMIRKFLNIDFDNCVMYGKRFSFDVTETYGREGMLFDGETFSCRRDRLTLEFENGKVAFFDFSDPAQYHSFIRTRQLTIQGVRGEIDDLTVRYLTPDNVPVTQELNRIDLGRYSNQEWSHFALMLGEEFVYKTPFKNARLNDDEIAVATCMLLMGEYLSTGKPFYSLDEALQDTYLSLMMEEALNHPNIEIRTSIRAWAEA; via the coding sequence ATGGGGAAAATTCGATTTGGACTAATTGGTTCTGGGTGGCGTGCTGAATTTTACATACGAATTGCGAGGGCGATTCCTGATCAATATGAATTAACAGAAGTATTGATCAGGGATAAAGAAAAAGGGGAGAAATTCGCTGAAACCTTTGGGGTGAAAGTGGTGAATTCTTTAGATGACTTGATGCAAAGTAATCCAGATTATGTGGTATTGTCGATTAAGAGAGGTACAGTTACCGATTATTTGATAGATTTATTCAAAAAAGGGATTCCAGTTTTATGCGAAACGCCTCCTGGCGAAACCATTGAATCGTTGGAAGAACTGTGGGAACAAGCGAAAAAATACGATGCAAAAATACAAATAGCCGAACAATATTTTCTTCAGCCTTTATATGCTTCCTGGCTGAAAGTCATTCAAGACGGAAAACTTGGAGAAGTAAGTAACGTTAATCTATCATCGCTGCATGGATATCATGGAACGAGTATGATTCGGAAGTTTCTTAATATTGATTTTGATAACTGTGTGATGTACGGGAAAAGGTTTTCCTTTGATGTAACAGAGACATATGGGCGTGAAGGCATGCTTTTCGACGGGGAGACTTTTTCTTGTAGAAGAGACCGTTTGACTTTGGAATTCGAAAACGGAAAAGTCGCGTTTTTTGATTTTTCCGACCCTGCTCAGTACCACTCATTTATACGAACACGTCAATTGACTATACAAGGGGTTAGAGGAGAAATTGACGATTTGACCGTTCGATATCTTACACCTGATAACGTACCTGTTACACAAGAATTAAACCGAATCGATTTGGGAAGATACAGCAATCAGGAATGGTCGCATTTCGCACTGATGCTAGGCGAAGAATTTGTTTATAAAACTCCTTTCAAGAATGCTAGATTGAATGATGATGAAATTGCCGTGGCTACCTGCATGCTTTTGATGGGTGAATATTTGTCTACCGGCAAGCCCTTTTATTCGTTAGATGAAGCATTACAAGATACATATCTTTCTCTAATGATGGAAGAGGCTCTTAACCATCCGAATATAGAAATTAGAACGTCAATCAGAGCTTGGGCGGAGGCGTAA
- a CDS encoding carbohydrate ABC transporter permease, translated as MDVKTKKMLKNSLFYIMVLLFLVFIMLPFIWQFLTSIKPLSEIASIPAKWFPSKINVQFYFNVFEKHPFARYLLNSFIVASITTFLSILIGASASYALARLRFKGKKVVLMAILSISMFPTISTVSPLFLILKNLGLLNTYAGLIIPYITFALPLSIWLLTNFFSQLPKSFEEAAILDGCTRMQIFFKIMLPLIKPATFSVALLVFINSWNEYIYGLTFMTDDNMRTVPVGISLFPSNYELPWGDMAAASIVVTVPLIILVLLFQKRIIAGLTSGGVKE; from the coding sequence ATGGATGTTAAAACGAAGAAAATGCTAAAAAATTCCTTGTTTTATATCATGGTCCTCTTGTTTTTAGTCTTTATTATGCTGCCATTTATCTGGCAATTTTTAACGTCAATAAAACCGCTGTCGGAAATAGCATCTATACCTGCAAAATGGTTTCCGAGCAAAATAAACGTCCAATTTTATTTTAACGTGTTTGAAAAACATCCGTTTGCACGGTATTTATTAAATAGTTTTATCGTTGCTTCGATTACAACATTTTTAAGCATCTTGATTGGCGCTTCTGCCTCCTATGCTTTGGCAAGGCTCCGCTTTAAAGGGAAAAAAGTAGTGCTTATGGCGATTTTAAGCATTTCGATGTTCCCTACAATTTCAACCGTAAGCCCATTGTTTTTAATTTTAAAGAATCTGGGGTTATTGAATACATATGCCGGGTTAATCATTCCTTATATCACATTCGCTTTGCCGTTATCGATTTGGTTGTTAACTAATTTCTTCAGTCAATTACCGAAAAGCTTCGAGGAAGCAGCTATTCTTGACGGGTGTACTAGGATGCAAATTTTCTTTAAGATCATGCTGCCATTAATCAAGCCTGCCACATTCTCGGTAGCTTTGTTGGTGTTTATCAATTCATGGAATGAATATATTTATGGATTAACGTTTATGACAGATGACAATATGAGAACGGTACCGGTGGGAATTTCTCTATTCCCAAGTAACTATGAACTTCCATGGGGTGATATGGCTGCCGCTTCGATTGTCGTAACCGTACCGCTAATTATTTTAGTCTTATTATTCCAGAAGAGGATTATTGCAGGGTTAACATCAGGTGGAGTAAAAGAATAA
- a CDS encoding carbohydrate ABC transporter permease: MKSSLQKQETRDAWIMMSPAIIMLLIIAVYPIVRTFWISLHEMVLTDPGSGFPFIGIENYVKLFQDPRALASIGFTFKFTITTVVLELIIGVGAALIMNKTFKGRGMVRAAILIPWAIPTTVSALMWKFIYNDQYGLFNDVLFRMGIIDEYKAWLSTESGTFMALVITDVWKTAPFMALLILAGLQMIPNELYESAKIDGANAFQSFVKITLPMVKSTILVALLFRTLDAFRVFDLVSVMTGGANGSESVSLYAYNNLMKFLDFGYGSALSILIFIIVFIISLIYMKALGKNLA, from the coding sequence ATGAAAAGTTCACTGCAAAAACAGGAAACGAGAGACGCCTGGATCATGATGTCCCCAGCGATTATCATGTTGTTGATTATTGCTGTTTATCCAATCGTAAGAACTTTTTGGATTAGTTTGCATGAAATGGTGTTGACAGACCCAGGTTCTGGATTTCCGTTTATTGGGATTGAGAATTATGTGAAATTGTTTCAAGATCCAAGAGCATTAGCTTCCATTGGTTTTACATTTAAATTCACGATAACGACCGTTGTATTGGAATTGATCATTGGTGTGGGTGCTGCACTCATCATGAATAAAACGTTTAAAGGACGAGGAATGGTCCGGGCAGCCATTTTGATTCCATGGGCGATTCCAACAACTGTATCTGCTCTTATGTGGAAATTTATCTATAATGACCAGTATGGCTTGTTTAATGATGTGTTATTTCGAATGGGGATTATTGATGAATATAAAGCTTGGTTAAGTACAGAGAGCGGTACCTTCATGGCGCTTGTGATCACAGATGTGTGGAAGACGGCTCCGTTTATGGCTTTATTAATACTAGCTGGACTTCAAATGATCCCGAATGAATTGTATGAATCTGCCAAAATTGATGGAGCAAATGCCTTTCAGTCGTTTGTGAAAATTACTTTGCCAATGGTAAAAAGTACGATATTAGTTGCTTTGTTATTCAGAACATTAGATGCATTTAGAGTCTTTGATTTGGTTTCCGTTATGACCGGTGGGGCCAATGGATCTGAAAGTGTATCTTTATATGCGTATAATAACCTGATGAAATTCCTAGATTTCGGATATGGTTCTGCGCTGTCTATTCTGATTTTTATCATCGTCTTTATCATTAGTCTGATTTACATGAAAGCTTTAGGCAAAAATCTAGCTTAG
- a CDS encoding extracellular solute-binding protein, translating into MKQKVKKLLAPLVAGSLIFSLAACSGKSSTSNSESSNEPVTITFSFDQGIGKPAQQLIDEYNASQDKVKVETNILPQDANVVHDDFVNKLASGDTSVDVMAVDVVYVSEFAAAGWLEDLTPHFDESTQDKYLPGTIDAATYDGKLVSFPWFTNASALFYRKDVLEQLGVQPPTTYQGWMDLSEKAKGVNGVEYVADFQAAQSEALVCNWVEFVANNGGEVLDSSGKPVVNSENNIEATKIMADLVKNYAPEGITTYTEPESEQVFLDGKALFLRDWSGFWSQANREGSKVKDLVGVATLPIGPNGDEPHSTLGGLNLVINKAIDEDQKEAAVDFIKYLSGEKAQKEMNLIAAQPPVLQSVYTDPEVLEVNPFYEEFYGIIMNGKARPMSPKYAKVSDAIQRNIHSALTGEVSVEKALDKTQSELEELSK; encoded by the coding sequence ATGAAGCAAAAAGTTAAAAAATTATTGGCACCATTAGTTGCAGGTTCACTCATTTTTTCTTTAGCAGCATGCAGTGGTAAATCTTCAACTTCAAACTCGGAATCATCAAATGAACCTGTGACAATCACGTTCTCATTTGACCAAGGAATTGGAAAACCGGCTCAACAATTGATCGATGAGTACAATGCAAGTCAAGACAAAGTGAAAGTGGAAACGAATATTTTGCCACAGGATGCAAACGTGGTTCATGATGATTTCGTCAACAAGTTAGCTTCTGGTGATACAAGTGTAGATGTTATGGCTGTGGATGTGGTCTATGTATCAGAGTTTGCTGCCGCTGGCTGGTTAGAAGATTTAACTCCACATTTTGATGAATCTACACAAGATAAGTACCTGCCTGGAACCATTGATGCGGCAACGTACGATGGGAAACTGGTATCGTTCCCATGGTTCACTAATGCAAGCGCTCTATTTTACCGTAAAGACGTGCTCGAACAACTGGGAGTACAACCGCCTACTACATACCAAGGATGGATGGATCTTTCAGAAAAAGCAAAGGGTGTAAATGGGGTTGAATATGTGGCAGATTTCCAAGCCGCACAATCGGAAGCTTTGGTTTGTAACTGGGTAGAATTTGTAGCGAATAATGGAGGGGAAGTATTAGACTCTTCTGGCAAACCAGTTGTAAATTCTGAAAACAATATCGAAGCTACAAAAATTATGGCTGATTTAGTGAAAAATTATGCTCCAGAAGGAATTACCACCTATACAGAACCAGAAAGTGAACAAGTATTTTTAGATGGTAAAGCTTTATTTTTACGTGATTGGTCTGGATTCTGGAGCCAAGCAAACCGTGAGGGTTCAAAAGTAAAAGACCTAGTTGGAGTAGCTACTTTACCAATTGGTCCAAATGGGGATGAACCACATTCAACTTTAGGTGGCTTAAATCTTGTCATCAATAAAGCCATAGACGAAGACCAAAAAGAAGCAGCTGTTGACTTCATAAAATATTTGTCTGGTGAAAAAGCACAAAAAGAAATGAATTTAATCGCGGCACAACCACCAGTATTACAATCGGTTTATACAGATCCAGAAGTTCTAGAAGTCAATCCGTTTTACGAAGAGTTTTATGGAATTATTATGAATGGTAAAGCAAGACCGATGTCTCCTAAGTACGCAAAGGTTTCTGATGCTATTCAAAGAAATATCCACTCTGCTTTAACTGGAGAAGTGAGCGTGGAAAAGGCGCTAGATAAGACCCAAAGCGAACTTGAAGAGTTAAGCAAATAA